Proteins found in one Ptychodera flava strain L36383 chromosome 3, AS_Pfla_20210202, whole genome shotgun sequence genomic segment:
- the LOC139129531 gene encoding uncharacterized protein, whose translation MDPKTFLLLLVCAVTGSCGITTLEIGTRYVTRSVATVLAEQRKVFAASTCGQFVGNSANITILLNNNPEWNPVKGVVYFYVVDDPKKSEDYAICHNHPAGKPAVPFCSVQHWNSSKDLFIVTTAGRVSAVSFTVNVQFRPKPVMEKYYYIEPQMMAKRNPYVVFPRMNDDIYYLSEIAETSTTQQLLYQEQVILDVSFCANKETTDDYLIRSIVFGTDDISSFTQHICDQADCTIEGTHVIAYNGNQLPSNTVDVTTQHAQYQRLFVLLTCWGGDYNPAKKAYECNYQYTGSIRPK comes from the exons ACGTGACCCGCTCCGTCGCCACTGTGCTCGCTGAACAGAGAAAGGTGTTCGCCGCTAGCACGTGCGGTCAATTCGTCGGCAACTCGGCTAACATCACAATTCTATTGAATAACAACCCAGAGTGGAACCCAGTGAAAGGAGTTGTGTACTTCTACGTAGTGGATGACCCAAAGAAG AGCGAAGATTATGCGATATGTCATAACCATCCCGCCGGAAAGCCAGCCGTGCCGTTCTGTTCGGTCCAACATTGGAATTCAAGTAAAGACCTGTTCATCGTCACAACTGCAGGACGAGTATCGGCTGTGTCCTTCACCGTGAACGTACAGTTCAGACCAAAACCTGTCATGGAG AAATACTATTACATAGAGCCTCAGATGATGGCGAAGAGAAACCCTTACGTCGTATTCCCCAGAATGAATGACGACATCTACTACCTGTCAGAGATAGCAGAGACCTCCACCACACAACAACTTCTCTACCAAGAACAGGTCATCCTGGACGTTTCCTTCTGTGCCAATAAAGAAACCACCGACGACTACCTCATCCGGTCCATCGTGTTCGGCACCGACGATATCAGCTCTTTCACTCAGCACATCTGCGACCAAGCGGACTGCACCATCGAGGGCACCCACGTGATAGCCTACAACGGAAACCAGTTGCCCAGCAACACCGTCGATGTCACCACTCAGCACGCTCAGTACCAGCGGCTGTTCGTGCTTCTGACGTGCTGGGGAGGCGACTACAACCCCGCCAAGAAAGCCTACGAGTGTAACTATCAGTACACTGGCAGCATCAGACCGAAATAA